In Capsicum annuum cultivar UCD-10X-F1 chromosome 7, UCD10Xv1.1, whole genome shotgun sequence, one genomic interval encodes:
- the LOC107878271 gene encoding uncharacterized protein LOC107878271: MGVEQQKDQLKEMDWKTLGGTESSEPNAGPSVKKRLPRKIRQVPEYYFLPRRSLPYSIAFYGSFIAAGIGAGMLLEGWINKKIKEDGGVIWEYDK; this comes from the exons ATGGGTGTGGAACAACAAAAAGACCAACTGAAAGAGATGGACTGGAAAACTCTGGGTGGAACAGAAAGTAGTGAGCCTAATGCTGGACCATCCGTGAAGAAACGGCTTCCAAGAAAGATTCGACAAGTTCCTGAGTATTATTTTCTTCCACGAAGATCCTTACCATACTCCATCGCCTTTTATGGGTCGTTTATTGCTGCAGGTATTGGTGCAGGAATGTTGCTCGAAGGATGGATCAACAAGAAGATCAAAG AGGATGGAGGCGTCATTTGGGAGTACGacaagtga
- the LOC107877271 gene encoding transcription factor bHLH103 → MERKSLVPQAGGESLLPLMETDEAAAFINGMYAGMSYSSLLSLSIDNNPNYEPPLVNDHMVCATGAASEIQQSLETEHFNADQKLKFPKLEVPVVNDTPFQLYPYNNEYFLNEPFNYEGFGYQNLPDLRCLKQTNYFDFHYGDSSSSLVSNRVEPSNFPKRKQPPSSSTARLQRQKLSEKTRCLEKLLPWDKKMDTATMLEEAYKYVKFLQAQVSVLQNMPLLSEGGASSSSSEDKNGKSTSVFGKLGRLNRQQLLEVVLNSPVAQTYLYSKGCCVYSVEQLVQYRKIAQRNALYRQMLFYAGMPS, encoded by the coding sequence ATGGAGAGAAAATCTCTTGTTCCACAGGCCGGCGGTGAATCGTTACTGCCGTTGATGGAGACCGATGAAGCTGCTGCTTTCATCAACGGCATGTACGCCGGTATGAGTTATTCGTCTTTGTTGAGTTTGAGCATCGATAACAACCCCAACTATGAGCCTCCGCTCGTTAATGATCATATGGTTTGTGCAACTGGTGCTGCTTCTGAAATCCAGCAAAGTTTGGAGACGGAGCATTTCAATGCTGATCAAAAGCTGAAATTCCCTAAGCTAGAAGTACCAGTAGTAAATGATACTCCTTTTCAGTTGTATCCATACAACAATGAGTATTTTTTGAATGAGCCGTTTAACTACGAAGGCTTTGGATACCAGAATCTTCCAGATCTCCGTTGCCTTAAACAGACAAACTATTTTGATTTTCATTACGGTGACTCATCTTCATCGCTGGTTAGTAACCGAGTCGAACCGAGTAATTTTCCAAAAAGGAAGCAGCCTCCTAGTTCATCTACAGCTAGATTACAAAGACAGAAGCTAAGCGAGAAAACTCGGTGTTTGGAGAAGCTATTGCCATGGGACAAAAAAATGGACACAGCGACGATGCTAGAAGAGGCGTACAAATACGTGAAGTTTCTACAGGCCCAAGTTAGCGTTCTCCAGAACATGCCTTTGTTAAGCGAAGGAGGTGCTTCGTCGTCCTCTTCCGAGGACAAAAATGGAAAAAGTACCAGCGTTTTTGGGAAACTAGGGAGGCTGAATAGGCAACAGCTTTTAGAGGTGGTACTAAACTCACCAGTTGCTCAGACGTATCTGTATTCCAAAGGCTGCTGTGTTTACTCAGTAGAACAGCTGGTTCAGTACAGGAAAATTGCTCAGAGAAACGCTTTGTACCGCCAAATGTTGTTTTACGCCGGTATGCCGTCTTGA